In one Antennarius striatus isolate MH-2024 chromosome 15, ASM4005453v1, whole genome shotgun sequence genomic region, the following are encoded:
- the LOC137608561 gene encoding beta-1,3-galactosyl-O-glycosyl-glycoprotein beta-1,6-N-acetylglucosaminyltransferase 4-like: protein MSRRCFLSRLRRITVRSVLSLLILCLLLVISMKYSYIPTYFLFDDARTFHNYSINCTAIYEMDPVEVGKSLIIRRKHVVKDRDQSLVKLTSDCSNFLKFRGYDGKTATEEERRFPIAYSLVVHKSAWMVERLLRTLYSPSNVYCIHYDQKSSATFISAMKGVARCLPNVFIASKREFVVYASITRLKADLNCLTDLLASEVKWKYVINLCGQDFPLKSNMELVSELRKLKGANMLETCRPTDGKKERFAFHHAVQDVRYEYQKLPVKTKERKSPPPHGIEMFTGNAYFVLSREFVEHMDDSVVVKDFLKWSEDTYSPDEHFWATIARLPAVPGEIPRSQPDVTDLMSKTRLVKWHYLEENLYPPCSGKHVRSVCIYGAAELRWLLNYGHWFANKFDPSVDPIILQCLEEKLEEKQRSLQSEAKTGSLVNQVEKKKS, encoded by the coding sequence ATGAGTCGAAGATGCTTCTTGTCAAGACTGAGAAGAATAACCGTTCGTTCGGTCCTGTCGCTGCTGATTCTGTGTCTCCTGCTCGTCATCAGTATGAAATACAGCTACATCCCTACGTATTTCCTGTTCGACGACGCCCGGACGTTTCACAACTACAGCATCAACTGTACGGCCATTTATGAGATGGACCCGGTGGAGGTGGGTAAATCTCTCATCATCAGGAGGAAGCACGTCGTGAAGGACAGAGACCAGAGTCTCGTCAAACTCACCTCGGATTGCTCAAACTTCCTCAAATTCAGAGGTTATGACGGCAAGACGGCCACGGAGGAGGAGAGACGCTTCCCCATCGCGTATTCATTGGTGGTGCATAAATCTGCCTGGATGGTGGAGAGACTCCTCCGGACGCTCTACTCGCCCAGCAACGTCTACTGCATCCATTACGATCAAAAGTCTTCAGCTACCTTCATCTCGGCCATGAAAGGCGTGGCCCGTTGTTTGCCCAACGTCTTCATCGCCTCCAAGCGAGAGTTCGTGGTTTACGCCAGCATCACCCGACTGAAAGCCGACCTCAACTGTCTGACCGACCTCTTGGCGTCGGAAGTCAAGTGGAAGTACGTCATCAACCTCTGCGGCCAGGATTTCCCCCTCAAGTCCAACATGGAGCTGGTGTCGGAGCTGAGGAAGCTAAAGGGCGCCAACATGCTGGAGACGTGTCGACCCACAGACGGCAAGAAGGAGAGGTTCGCCTTTCACCACGCCGTCCAAGACGTCCGCTACGAATACCAGAAACTACCGGTGAAAACGAAGGAGAGGAAATCCCCGCCGCCGCACGGGATCGAGATGTTCACCGGAAACGCCTACTTCGTTTTGTCGCGGGAGTTCGTGGAGCACATGGACGACTCCGTGGTGGTGAAAGACTTTCTGAAATGGTCGGAGGACACCTATTCTCCAGACGAGCACTTCTGGGCGACGATTGCGCGACTTCCGGCGGTTCCTGGCGAGATTCCCCGATCGCAACCGGATGTCACCGACCTGATGAGCAAGACCAGGCTGGTGAAGTGGCACTACCTGGAGGAGAACCTGTACCCGCCGTGTTCCGGGAAACACGTCAGGAGTGTTTGCATTTACGGCGCCGCGGAATTGCGTTGGTTGCTCAACTACGGTCACTGGTTCGCCAATAAGTTTGATCCAAGCGTGGATCCCATCATCCTGCAGTGCCTCGAGGAGAaactggaggaaaaacaaagatcGCTCCAATCAGAGGCGAAGACTGGTTCATTAGTCAATcaagtagaaaaaaagaaatcatga
- the lhx5 gene encoding LIM/homeobox protein Lhx5, which yields MMVLCAGCERPILDRFLLNVLDRAWHAKCVQCCECNCNLTEKCFSRDGKLYCKMDFFRRFGTKCAGCLQGISPSDLVRKARTKVFHLNCFTCMVCNKQLSTGEELYVIDENKFVCKEDYLSSGAIKEVNLNSVSSCTDRSLSPDLQDPIQDDIKETDNSTSSDKETNNIENEEQNSGTKRRGPRTTIKAKQLETLKAAFVATPKPTRHIREQLAQETGLNMRVIQVWFQNRRSKERRMKQLSALGARRHAFFRGPRRMRPLGGRLEDPDILGPGAYGYYGEYQGDYYGPGSNYDFFPHGPPSSQAQSPADSPYILGSGPGAMEGSGHHPSDDQRFTDMISHAETPSPEPSLPSSMQAVPGEAYGGGPSPPFSLASNSSYSAPMSHQGQEMGESTAW from the exons ATGATGGTCCTCTGCGCCGGGTGCGAACGGCCCATCCTGGACCGGTTCCTCCTCAACGTGCTGGACCGAGCCTGGCACGCCAAGTGCGTCCAGTGCTGCGAGTGCAACTGCAACCTGACCGAGAAATGCTTCTCCAGGGATGGGAAGCTCTATTGCAAAATGGATTTCTTCAG GCGGTTTGGCACCAAATGCGCGGGCTGCCTGCAGGGAATCTCTCCGAGCGACCTGGTGCGCAAAGCGCGCACCAAGGTGTTCCACCTGAACTGCTTCACCTGCATGGTGTGTAACAAGCAGCTGTCCACGGGAGAGGAGCTCTACGTGATCGACGAAAACAAGTTCGTGTGCAAAGAAGATTATTTGAGCTCCGGAGCCATTAAGGAAGTCAACTTGAACTCAG TGTCGTCGTGTACGGATAGGAGTTTATCGCCGGATCTGCAGGACCCGATTCAGGACGACATAAAGGAGACTGACAATTCCACGTCCTCTGATAAGGAAACGAACAATATTGAGAACGAGGAGCAGAACTCGGGGACCAAACGGCGGGGGCCCCGGACCACCATCAAGGCCAAGCAGCTGGAAACGTTAAAGGCCGCGTTTGTCGCCACGCCGAAACCCACCCGGCACATCCGGGAGCAGCTGGCCCAGGAGACGGGCCTGAACATGAGGGTCATCCAG GTTTGGTTCCAGAACAGAAGATCCAAAGAGCGACGAATGAAGCAGCTGAGCGCCCTGGGGGCCCGGCGGCACGCCTTCTTCAGGGGCCCGAGGAGGATGAGGCCTCTGGGGGGCCGGCTGGAGGACCCGGACATTCTAGGACCGGGGGCCTACGGCTACTACGGAG AATACCAAGGTGACTAttatggaccaggaagtaactaCGACTTCTTCCCCCACGGACCCCCGTCCTCGCAGGCGCAGTCTCCGGCCGACTCCCCCTACATCCTGGGCTCTGGCCCTGGAGCCATGGAGGGATCGGGCCACCACCCGTCAGACGACCAAAGGTTCACGGACATGATTTCCCACGCAGAGACCCCCAGTCCGGAGCCCAGCTTACCGAGCTCCATGCAAGCCGTCCCCGGGGAGGCTTACGGAGGCGGACCCAGCCCCCCGTTCTCCTTGGCTAGTAACTCCAGCTACAGTGCCCCCATGTCCCACCAAGGCCAGGAGATGGGGGAGAGCACAGCCTGGTAG